TTCAGGAGAAAAACCATGCCCAATTACCTGTTTACTTCAGAGTCTGTTTCCGAAGGCCATCCCGACAAGGTGGCCGACCAGATATCAGACGCCATTCTTGATGCGATCATGACCCAGGATACCGGCTGCCGGGTGGCCTGCGAGACCATGGTCACCACCGGCATGGCCTTGGTCGCCGGCGAGATCACCACCAGCGCCTGGGTGGACATGCCCCAGATTGTCCGCGACACGATCAAGGAGATCGGCTACAATTCCTCGGAGATGGGATTCGACTCCCAGTCCTGTGCCGTGCTCACCAGCATTGACAAACAGTCCCCGGATATCGCTCAGGGGGTCAACGAGGGGACCGGGCTTGACCTTGACCAGGGGGCCGGCGATCAGGGATTGATGTTCGGCTACGCCACTTCCGAGACCAAGGTGCTGATGCCGATGCCGATCACCTATGCCCACCGGCTGATGAAACGCCAGGCCGAGGTGCGCAAGACCGGCCATCTCCCCTGGTTGCGGCCGGACGCCAAGAGCCAGGTCACCATTGAATATAATGATCACGGGCCCAAGCGGGTCGAGGCGATCGTTATCTCCACCCAGCACGACCCGGTGATCGATTACGGTGACCTCAAGGAAGCGGTGATAGAGGAGATCGTCAAGCCGGTTATTCCCGAACGCATGGTGGACGAAAACACCAAGTACTTCATCAACCCTACCGGCCGTTTCGTTATCGGCGGACCGGCGGCCGACTGCGGGGTGACCGGCCGCAAGATCATCGTTGATACTTACGGCGGCATGGGCTCCCACGGCGGCGGCGCCTTTTCCGGCAAGGATCCCTCCAAGGTCGACCGTTCCTCCTCCTACATGGGGCGCTATGTGGCCAAGAATATTGTCGCCGCCGGACTGGCAAAAGAGCTTGAGGTGCAGATCGCCTATGCCATCGGCATCGCCCAGCCGGTCTCCATCAATGTTGTTTCCTTCGGCACCGGCAAGGTCAGCGACCAGAGGATCAGACAGCTTATTACCGAACATTTCGATCTCAGGCCCAAGGCGATTATCCAGCAGCTGGATCTGCTGCGGCCGATTTACAAAAAGACCGCGGCCTACGGCCATTTCGGCAGGGAGCGGGATGAGTTCACCTGGGAAAAAACCGACAAGGCGGAAATTCTCCGCGATGCAGCCGGCTTAAAATAGCAAGGAGTTAGAATTCCATGTCCGATACAGTTGAATTTACCGATTATAAGGTCGCAGATATCACCCTGGCCGACTGGGGCCGTAAAGAGATCTCCATTGCCGAAACCGAGATGCCCGGCCTGATGGCGCTCCGCCGGGAGTACGCCGGCAAAAACCCCTTGGCCGGTGCCCGGATTACCGGCTCACTGCATATGACCATCCAGACGGCGGTGTTGATCGAAACCCTGATCGATCTCGGCGCCCGGGTCCGCTGGGCCTCCTGCAACATCTTCTCCACCCAGGACCACGCCGCCGCGGCCATCGCCGCGGACAACATCCCGGTCTATGCCTGGAAGGGCGAAACCATTGAGGAGTACTGGTGGTGCACCGAGCAGGCCATCAACTGGCCCGACGGCCAGGGTCCCAATATGATCCTGGACGATGGCGGTGACGCCACCCTGCTGCTCCACAAGGGGGTCGAATTTGAAAAGGCCGGCGCGGTTCCCGAGCCCGTTGCCGACGACAACCAGGAGTGGACTGCGGTCCTGGGCCTGCTGAAACGAACCTTTGCCTCGGACAACCGTACCTGGACCAGGATGGCGGCCAATATCCGCGGGGTGACCGAGGAGACCACCACTGGTGTCCACCGCCTCTATCACATGGAGAACGAAGGCACCCTGCTCTTTCCGGCGATGAACGTCAACGACTCGGTTACCAAATCCAAGTTCGACAATCTCTACGGCTGCCGCGAGTCGCTGCTCGACGGCATCAAGCGGGCCACCGATGTGATGATTGCCGGCAAGATCGCCTTGGTTCTGGGCTATGGCGATGTGGGCAAGGGCTGTGCCCAGGCATTCCGCGGCATGGGGGCCACGGTCTGGATCACTGAAATTGATCCCATCTGCGCCCTGCAGGCGGCCATGGAGGGCTACCGGGTGGTGACCATGGAAGAGGCTGCCCCGCAGGCCGACATATTCGTCACTGCCACCGGCAACCTCAACGTGATCAATCACGACCATATGGCGGCCATGAAGGACCAGGCCATTGTCTGCAACATCGGCCATTTCGATTCCGAGATCGATATTGCCTCCCTGCGCAAGTACCAGTGGGAGAATATCAAACCCCAGGTAGACCATGTCATCTTCCCGGACAACAAACGGATCATCGTCCTGGCCGAGGGGCGTCTGGTTAACCTGGGCTGCGCCACCGGCCATCCGAGCTTCGTGATGTCCGCCTCCTTTACCAACCAGGTGCTGGCCCAGATCGAATTATTCTCCAATCGCGACAGCTACGAGAACAAGGTCTACGTGCTGCCCAAGGTCCTGGACGAGAAGGTGGCGTGGCTCCACCTGCAAAAGATCGGCGCCAAGATCACCACCATGACCCATGAACAGGCCGAGTATATAGGGGTTCCCCGGCAAGGGCCGTTCAAACCGGAACACTATCGCTATTAGACGACCTACAGCATGCTGCCGGGGCGGGAACAAAGGCCATGCAAATAAAATATTTTTTTTCCGCACCGGGCCAGGATATCCCGGTCACCGATTCGGCCCGGGACCAGCCCTTTCTCGTGGCCCCGGACACCCCTCATCCCTTTCTGAGCCTGGGCGACTACCTTGACGCGATAGCCGGTTTTCTCCTTGATAATGACGGCAGGATGCTGGCGGCCGGCCTGCGGTCCCGGCCCGGGCCCGCCGCGCCGCAGGATATCCGGGAGCTGATCATCCGCACCGAGAAACACGGGGCCCTCTACCATATCGCCAGCGCGGAATGCCGGTTTGCCCGGGGGAGGGTCAAGCTTGCACTCACCACCGCCGTTACCAGGGCAAACCGCAGCCGGCTTACCCGTGAATTCGCTTTACTCAGAGATTTATATCCAAAGAGCCCGGATGCACTGCCAACGGTTTACTCCCTTGGCGATCAATCCGGTCCAGCCATGAACAACGGGCGGGCCGTTTTCACCATCATGCTCGGCCAGTGGCTGGATGATTTCCACGAATGGCACCTGGCCCGGGCGGAAGATCACATAATCCGGATCCGGCTCTGGGATTATGAGCGGGGTTATTGTTTTCTCGATTCCGGTGAGGAGGCCGTGCTGATCAGCCGGGCCGCCGCCATCCTGACCCGTCATTACGACCTTGAATCCGGGTGCCAGATCTATCCCTGGCACCATGCGGCCGGTGATTTCGTGGTCTCAAGACGCAAGCAGGGGATCCGGGTCCGGTTGGTCACCGTGCGTGACTACGCGCCGATCTTGAGTTTTCCGGCCGATGCCGGTCTGTTGCCCGGCCTGATCACCTTTTTTCTGCACCTTACCCTGCGGCTGCGGCTGGACCGGCTGGACGGGGTCGGTGCGCCGGCCTGGCTGGCCGGCCATGTCGTTCCCGCGATCATAGCTGGCTTTTTTTCCGGCCTTGAGGCCGGCCAGGGGGGGCTGTCCCCGGCGCAACTGCTTGATATTTTAAAAATATTTTCGCTTGATGATCTACAGCAAGGGTGCGGGCCGCTGCTGGCCCTCTATCAGGAGGAAGACCCCGGGGAGGCGGCCCTGATCCGGTCCCGGCTGGCTGATCACTGTTGCCGGGTCAGGGCCGGGCTTAAGGGGTTTTTCCTGAAGAAGGACAATCGAACAACCGAATGACGAATAAAAAAATCCTCACTCGCGGTTCGTGATTCGATTATTCAAATTCCCTGTATCCATGGCAAGATCACCGGATAGTACTTCATGGCTGATCCCGGCCTGGTCGCGGATATGATAGTGGCCGTGGTCGTCGATGCCCAGGGCCTTGCCGGTAATCCGCTGACCGGAAATGGTTACCCAGGTCAGGGTGTTGCCGATCAACCCGTCCCGGGCCTGCCACTGATCAAACACCTCCTTCTTCTTGCCCCCTTCCAGCGCATCCATTACCGTTTGTAGCGCCTTGACAATGGCATCCAGCAGATCGTGCCGTGAATAGCGATTTCCGGTGGCAATGGCAAGAGAGATCGCCTGTTCTCTCAATTCGGACGGCAACTGCGCAGCCCGGGTGGTCACATTGATGCCGATGCCGATAATGGTTGCCGGCTGGTCCGCCCCGGTGAGAGATTCGCTTTCGATGAGGATTCCGCCCAGCTTGCGGCCATCGAACAGGAGATCATTGGGCCACTTGATGGCCGGAGAGACGCCACACACGCTCTCAACCCCCCTGCATACCGCCACTGCGGCGGCCAAGGTGACCAGGGGCAGCTCCTGTAGCTCAAGCCGTGGCCGGAGAACCACTGAAAAATAGAGCCCCACCCCAGGCGGCGAGACCCAGGTCCGTTTGAGCCGGCCCCGGCCCCCGGTCTGGGTGTCGGCCGCAACAACTGTCCAGGCAGGGGCAGCGTTGCGGGCCTTTTGCAGGGCCAGGGAATTGGTGGATTCTGTCGACGCGAACCACTCGAGGATATAGAACCCAGCTTCCCCGTCCACCATAAATCATCAACTCCAAAAAACAAAAAAGTCGTCACCTGCCCGTTATGCGGGATTACAGGAAACGACTTTTTCGAAAAGTATTGAAGCAAGGGCGGAATACACCGCCCTTGCTTCTCAGACAGCATCTCCGCGAGGAATCTAAACTCCCCGCTTGTCCTCGTCTTTTACCCTGTCAGGCAGTGCATACATGGTGCTGCTGCCGCTGGACCAGAACATCAGCTTGCTCTCTCTGACCATCTCGTTGGCAACATTTTTGATCAACCGGGGTTTCACCGAGGGATCATCCTTGAACCATTTATGCATGTCCTTGAGATACAAGGCCGGTTTCTTGGCCTTGGTCAACTTCTCAATGATTACTGCCTTGATTTCATCTTTGTCAGCCATTCACTCACTCCTTGGTAAAAAGAGTTTTATTTAATATGGTTCGTGAACTTGAACTGGGTAGTGGTTCTCCAGGTGTCATATGCCAGGCGGTAATCGTCGATGGTCTTATCCGAGAACGGAATGTCGCATTTTTCAAAGAACTTCTCCCAGCCGATCCGTTCGGCCCATTCGCCGAGCCGCTCGTACTTATTGGCGTCCGCGGCATAGACCTCAAGGATATTCTTCACCGCGGCAACGGTTTCCGGCCAGCGCGGCGGAGTGTTGGGCAGGAAGGGGATAACCATTTTGGAGAATTTCGGCATTGACCGGGAGTTGGAGATCTTGCCGCCCACCAGGATGGCAATCCCGTCGCCCTCAGGATCAGCAAGCGGCATGGAAGGGCACATGGTGTAACAGTTGCCGCAGAACATGCAGCGCTCGTTTTTTACCGTGACGCTCTTAACCTCTTCCCCGGCGCTGTTGATACCCTTGGCAGGTTTGATCGCGCCCAGCGGACAGGCGGCAATGGCCAGGGGCAGCTCACAGACCGCGGTGATGGTATCGTGATCGACCAGCGGCGGCTTGCGATGCACACCGAGGATGGCGATATCGGAGCAGTGAACCGCACCGCACATGTTGAGGCAGCAGGCCAGGGCCACGCGCACCTTGGCCGGCAGGGTCATGCTGGTGAAGTAATCGAACAGCTCATCCATGACCGCCTTGACCACGCCCGAGGCATCGGTTGCCGGGGTATGACAGTGGACCCAGCCCTGGGTATGAACCGGGTTGGACACACCGGCGCCGGTGCCGCCGACCGGCAACATGCCATGGGCGTTACAGGCATCAACCAGGGGCTGGACCTTGTCAGCGGAGTCGACCATGAACTCAACGTTGTTCCGGGTGGTGAAACGGAGAACCCCGTCACAGTGGGCGTCGGCGATATCGCATATGTCAAGGATCAGCGAGGTACTGATCAGCCGGGCACTGGCTACCCGAACGGTATAACATTCGGCGCCGGTCTCGCTGACATGCAACAGTACGCCGGGCTGGATAATCTCGTGATACAGCCACTTGCCCTTGTTTTCCTTGATCACCTGCGGGTAGAACTGCGCAAAATGGGGCGGACCAATATCAGTGATTCTATCTTTCATTGGATTTTCAGGATCAAAGCCCATAACAAAACCTCCTTATTTTCTCATCTGTTGTGATGATTAGGTATACGTAACATCCTTTCCAGTTTTATTCCAGGTCGCCGGATTACATCGGGTTCCGGGCGCGGAACTCGGCGAGTGAGCGCTCAAAGCCGCCGGGGACCTCTTCCGATTGCCAGAAGACATATGGGTTGGAGCGCGGCTCCTTGGTGTGCTGCGGAATCGGCTCGATTTCCATAACCTTCAGAAAGGTGGGCAGGCCGACACGCTGCATGGTCTCACCGATCCGCTCGCGGTTCTTGCCTTCCTCCATCCACCAGTCCCAGGACTTCTCGAGGATCTCCTTGTACTCCTCGAAATCGTTTTCAGCATCCATCTTGATAAACGGCACGATCATGGTGGCGATCTGGGCACCGTCGAGGATCGGGGCCTTGGCGCCGAACAGGATGGTGGCGCCTTGCTCAACACCGGGGCGCAGGGCCCTGGGCATTATGTTGATGCAATGCATGCAGTGGGTACACTCAGCGTTGTCGATCTTCAGCTCATCGCCTTCCATCCACATACAGCCGGTGGGGCATAGGTCGATAACCTCTTTCTGGATGTCGAAAGGACCCCAGTCGCGGCCGGAATGGGCGCCGCCGTTGGGCGGGAACTCACCGGCAATATAACTCTTGACCGCGGCCTGATCCATGCGGATATCATCGCGCCAGTTGCCGATAGCAGCCATGTCGGAACGCACCCCGGCCGCAACACAGTCATTGGGGCAGCCGGAGAATTTGGTCTTGAACTTGTAGGGGAAGGCCGGCCGATGCAACTCATCCTGATAAGCCATGGTGATCTCATGGCAGGCGGATGCGGTATCATAACAGGCCCACTCGCAACGGGCCTGGCCGAGACAGCAGGAGGGGGTTCGCAGGTTGCCGCCGGAACCGCCGAGGTCCACGCCGACATCATGGGTCAACTCATAAAAAATCTCTTCCAGTTCCTCGGTAAAGGTGCCGAGCAGTACCATGTCACCGGTGGAACCGTGCATATTGGTCATCCCGCTGCCGCGCCGGTCCCAGATCTCGCAGATCTGTCTTAAGAGTTTAGTGCTGTAGAATTTACTGGACGGCTGATTGACTCGAACGGTATGGAAGTGGGCCACCCCGGGAAATTTCGTGGGCTGGTCGGAGTAACGGCCGACAATACCACCGCCGTAACCGAAGACACCAACGATGCCGCCATGTTTCCAGTGGGTGATCTTATCTATATAAGATAACTCCAGTTGGCCCAGAATATCCCAGCATGCGGGGTTTTTCTCGGCCTGCCTCTTAAGGTCCTTGACAAAACTCGGCCACGGGCCACTTTCCAGTTGGTCCAACAACGGCGTGTCATGCTTTGGCATCTTAAACTCCTCCTTAACGGTCTATTGTTTACAACCTAACTTTGTCAGGTTACGGACGAACCTACCCTCTACACGTTTTTCCCCTGCCGCGGCAACCGGGCCTGCCGTACCGCGAAAAACAGGGAAAAATAATTGAATACTCATTCAGTATTCTCGGGACAATATCTCCCTGTCCATTCTTTGTCAACAAAAAATGACAACAACGACGTAGTTATCACCGCCTTTTTTTGCCGGGCCATTCTCTTTATTCCCGGTTCGCCGCCTTGCAACGGCACCTATCCCGTCGGCGGCCGGGGCCCGGCTCTGTTTCGCGGCTCCGTTGATATTTTCCGCCACGGATCAGGTAACCCTGAAAACCGCTCCATCGGCCGCCACGGCTGAAAAAGCTCCTTGACATCAATAGGTTTGCCTGCTATGTGACAACAATCGTTCAGAATTATCCTTGAAGGCGCAGAACGTGTCGGCTTAACAGGCAACGGCTGCATGCAGCCCCGGCAAGCCGGGTGTCAGCACAATAAATTCAGTATGTTGCACTGTACCCATTCAAGGTCTGTTGGTAAGGTTTCGGTAAACTCCGTACGTTTAACATTGGACCGGGAAAGGGGTTTTCTTATACCGAACGGTGTAGCGGACCCTGAGCCGCAGCCGTGACGGCAAAAGCGGAAATTGAAACAACTTCAGCATAATATGCTTATGGCTTCCGAATCGCCGTTGCGGCGAAGCGAGTTCCTGCTTGATAGCCTGTTTATGAACAGCCGGCCCTTCTCAATGGAGCGGCCGTTGGTAGAAGAAAACCCCTTTCCCGACAGGAGGGGGTTTACTGAATGTTTACGTCTGTTGTGCAGAATGGCGGCCCCTGCTCGCTCCGTCCTCCTGCCCTTGAGACCGACACGAGAAAGGCAAACATAATGAAACGGTTCCCTGTAGTCTCATCCCTTTCGGTCCTTCCGTCCCTGGCAAGGGCCCCTCGGCCCTTTATCCGCTCCCTGTACCTGCTCTTCCTCTGCTGTCTTGCCGGGAGCTTGCTGGCGCCTGCTTCGGCCCGGGCCGCAACCCGGCAGAACACCATTTTTCTGCCGTTGCAGATCAACGCCTCCACGGACCGCGAACAGCTTACCGTCCAGGCCGACACCATCCTGAAGGAGGTCCTTGCAGGCTCTGACGCCTTTCGCCGGACCTTCCGGCTTGTCAACCGGGCGGAAGCGGAAAAATTAATCGACTACCAGGGGACATGGCCGCCGCCGGTCAAGGCCCTGCAGGCCATCGGCGGCACCGGCGCCGACTATGTGGTGGCCGGCAGCCTCACTCAGTTAGGCCGGCTCCGCAGCATTGATCTCAAGGTTTTTGATCTGCTGGCCCCTGCCTCACCAGCCTATTTTTTTGTCGAGGTCAAGGAAGGGGAGACCCTGGCCCAGGCCGTTGATAAGTTGGCGGCCCAGGTTCTGGCCCATGTCGGCCGGCAATTTCTCATTGCCAGGATCACTCCCCAGGGCAATGTCCGGATCGACTCCGGTGCCATTCGCCATCAGATCAAAAGCAAGGTCGGAGACATTTATGAACCGGCCCGGCTCCAGCAGGATCTCAAAAACGTCTTCAAAATGGGTTATTTTGACGATGTCCGGATCAAGGTGATCGACACGGTAAAAGGCAAGGAACTCATATTTGCGGTCAAGGAAAAACCGCTCATCGGCCAGGTGGTGATCACCGGCGCCAAGGAGTTGAAAGAGAAGACAGTGCGCGAGTCCATCTCGATCATGCCCAATACCATTGTCAATCCCCACAAAGTCAAAGAGGCTGCCGCCAATATCCGCGCCCTGTACAAGGAAGAAGGGTTCTACAACACCACGGTCAAGGCCGAGATCACCGCGCCCAAAAAAGGGCGGGTAAATGTCCGCTTTCTCATCGACGAGGGGAGCAAGGTCTACATCAAGGAGGTACGCTTTGTCGGCAACAAATCATACAAGGCGCGCAAGCTGAAGAAGGTGATCCAGACCTCGGCAAAGGGTATTTTTTCCTGGTTTACCGACTCCGGGCTGCTCAAGCAGGAGGTCCTTGACCAGGACGTGGCCCGGCTCACCGCCTATTATTACAACCTCGGGTACATTGAGGCCAGGGTGGGCCAACCAGAGGTGGTTCAAAAAGGGAACTGGCTCTACATAACCTTTAATATCTTTGAGGGGCAACGCTATCGGGTGGGCAGGATCACCATAACCGGTGATCTGATCGAGGCAGAGTCCGCCCTGCTCGCCCGGCTCAAACTCAAGGACGAAGAGTATCTGAGCCGGAAGATTCTGCGCGAGGATATCCTCAGGCTGACCGATTACTATTCGGAAAAGGGGTATGCCTATGCCGAGGTCAACCCGGCGGTATCTGAAAGCGGTACGGAAAAAAGGGTGGATGTCACCATCAATATTTCCAAGGGAGAACTGGTCCACTTCCAACGGATCACCATCTCCGGCAATACCCGGACCCGGGACCGGGTGATTCGCCGGGACCTGGACATCAAGGAAGGTGGCATCTTCAACTCCAAGGCCCTGCGTACCAGCCACCAGAAACTTTATCGACTCGACTTTTTCGAGGACATTCAAATCACTCCGGAACAGACCGACGACAAGACGAAAATGGATGTCAAGGTCGAGGTCAAGGAGAAACCCACCGGGGCTTTCAGTATCGGCGCCGGCTATAGCTCGGTGGACAACGTGATGCTCATGGCCGAGATCAGCCAGAATAATTTCCTGGGCAAGGGCCAGCGGCTGGCCTTTGACGTCAATCTCAGCAGCACGACCAACCGCTACAACATCAGTTTCACCGAACCCCGGGTAAACGATTCCAAATTACTGGTGGCGGTCAACCTCTACAACTGGAGAAAGATTTTTTCCGACTACACCAAGGACTCCACCGGCGGCTCCCTCTGGTTATCCCACCCGATCTGGGAGAAGTGGCAGGGGGGGCTGGGCTATGGGTACGACAATGCCAACCTCACCGATGTCTCGGCCGCGGCATCGCAGATAATCATCGATTCGGCCGACATTCACGTTACCAGCTATGTTCTCCTCGGACTCACCCGGGACACCCGGGACAGCCGCCTTGATCCGGGCAAGGGTTCGATAAATTCGATCAACGTCAAATATGCCGGCGGCCCCCTGGGCGGTGACAGCGCCTTTACCAAGACCGAGGTCACCAGCAGCTGGTTCTTCCCCTTTGTCAAGGAAACCACCTTTCACATCAAGGGCTCGGCCGGGCAGTTGGTGCGCAATCCCGACGGCGAGCTGCCGGTATTCGAGAAGTTCTACCTCGGCGGGATCAACACCATCAGGGGCTTCAGCTCCAACAGGATCAGCCCCGTGGACCCGGCCACCGGGGAGCGGATCGGCGGCACCAGAATGTGGTATACCAACATCGAATGGATCTTCCCGCTGTTCGAGGACGCCGGTCTCAAGGGGGTGGTCTTTTTTGACGCCGGCAATGTCTATGAAGACGAATGGGATCTCGGCCGGATCAAAAAAAGCATTGGCGGCGGTTTCCGCTGGGCCTCGCCCATGGGACCGCTGCGGCTGGAATGGGGCTATGTCATCGGACCGGAGGCCAATGAAGAACAGAGCAACTGGGACTTCAGCATCGGTGGGAGTTTCTGATCCAGCGGTCGTACCCGCGCCGCACCATTGCTCTTCATGAATCGTTTCCTTGCCGCACTGACCCCTGGTCGGAACTGTAATCTCATCGGCCTGCGGGGCAGCGCCGCTGCCATGGTCAGCGCCCGGGCGGCGGCAGTGCCGCCGCTGCCCGGCACTGTTCTCTGCGTTGCCGCCAGTGAACATCATGCCGAGGTCCTGGAACAGGACCTCGGCTTTTTTGCCGCGCGGCCGGTGGTCCGTTACCCGGCCTACGATATCCCGCCCTACATCCCTTTGTCGCCGGACCCGGCCACGGTGGCCACCCGGCTGGCCACTCTCTATCAGCTGTTCAGCGCGGAGACGCCGCTGATCGTGGTCACCTCGGCCGAGGCCCTGCTTCGCCGGGTTCTTCCACCAGGCGTGCTTTCCAGTCTGGCCGAACTGGTCATCAGCAATGAGGAGTGCGACCAGGACGAGCTGCGGCAGCGGTTGATAAATGCGGGCTATGAATCCGTGGCCCTGGTCCGGACCGTGGGAGAGTTCAGTGTCCGGGGCGGGATCTTCGATGTGTTCCCCCCTGGTTTTACCACTCCGGTCCGGCTGGATTTTTTTGGCGACCTGGTGGAGTCGATCCGCACCTTTGACCCGGTTTCCCAACGTTCCCTGGATCAATTGCAGGAGGTGGTCCTGCTGCCGGCCGGTAATATTCTCTTCCCGGATCCAGCGGATTCAGCACGCAACGAATTCATCAACCGTTTTCGACAACCGCGGGACGCGGTAAACTGGCACGGTCCCAAACTAGACGAGTTACTCGACCGGATCAAACGTAGCCGCCGCTTTCCGGGGATCGAATTTCTTCTGCCGCTCTTTTATCCCGGCCTGTCCACGGTGCTGGATTATCTCGGCCCGGATACCACGGTGATTCTCGTTGATCCCGTGGAAATCAGCCGCAGCCAGAAACTTGCCTGGGAACGGATAACCGCCAATTTTAAAGAAGCCGAGGCCATGGGCGTCCCGGCCCTGCGGCCCGCGGCCCTGTTCCTCGGGCTGGAAGCGTTTGCCGGAAAACTGGCTCGTTTTTCAACGCTGCGGCTGTATGATCTGCCTGACCCGGAGATGGGGCCCGGACCAGGCCTGGAGATCAACGCCCGGGATCACCGGCTGCTCAAACAGGAACTGACCCTGCACCGGAAAAAACAGGGCCTGCTGGCGCCGCTGGCCGAGAAAATCAAATTCTGGCTGAACCAGGGCCATTCCGTGGCCATGGCCTGCCGCTCCCCTCGCCACGCCCGCCACCTCGCCGAACTGCTCAGCGCCCGCCATATTGATATCTCAATGGCGGAAACCCCGTTTAGGCCGGGTCCCGCCGGTCCGGAGGCCAACACCCTTATTCTTTACGACCACCCCCTGTCCCAGGGGTTTGATCTGAAAGACGAACAGCTCCATCTGCTCTCTGAAAGTGAGTTGTTCGGCGCCCAACGGCTGGGACCCCGGCGCAAGGGGAGGGCCAAGAGCGCACCCCCGGACCGGGAGGTGCGCTTCGAAGAGCTGACCCTTGGTGATGTGGTGGTCCACCGCGACCACGGCCTTGGCATATATGAAGGGTTGATCAGTCTGGAGCTGCAGGGGATAACCAATGATTTTCTCCAGATAACTTACCGGGGCGGCGACAAGCTCTACCTGCCGGTGGACCGGATCAATACCGTGGGCAAGTACCAGGGCCTGGCCGACAAGACTCCCAGGATCGATAAGCTCGGCTCCGGCTCCTGGATTCTTACCAAGAAAAAGGTCAAGGAAGCGGTCTGGGCCGTGGCCCAGGACCTGCTCAAGCTCTATGCCCAACGCGAACTCCTGCAGGGCCATGCCTTTTCTCCGCCCAGCGGACTGTTCCGGGAGATGGAGGAATCCTTCCCGTTCGAGGAGACCCCGGGCCAGGCCCGGGCCATCTCGGAGGTCCTGGCCGATCTTGCCTCGGACAAACCCATGGACCGGCTGGTGTGCGGCGATGTGGCCTACGGCAAGACCGAGGTGGCGGTCCGGGCCGCCTTCAAGGTGGTGGAAGACGGTTTTCAGGTGGCGATCCTGGTGCCGACCACGGTGCTGGCCGAACAACATGCCGCCACCTTCAACGAGCGGCTCCGGGAACTTCCGGTTACCGTGGCCAGCCTCAACCGTTTCCGGCCGCCGGCCGAGCAACGGCGGCTGATCAACCTGTTGGCCGAGGGGAGGCTGGACATTGTCATCGGCACCCACCGGCTGCTCTCCCGGGATATTAAGTTTAAGAAGCTGGGGCTGCTGATCATTGACGAGGAACATCGCTTCGGGGTCAG
This DNA window, taken from Desulfobacterales bacterium, encodes the following:
- the metK gene encoding methionine adenosyltransferase, yielding MPNYLFTSESVSEGHPDKVADQISDAILDAIMTQDTGCRVACETMVTTGMALVAGEITTSAWVDMPQIVRDTIKEIGYNSSEMGFDSQSCAVLTSIDKQSPDIAQGVNEGTGLDLDQGAGDQGLMFGYATSETKVLMPMPITYAHRLMKRQAEVRKTGHLPWLRPDAKSQVTIEYNDHGPKRVEAIVISTQHDPVIDYGDLKEAVIEEIVKPVIPERMVDENTKYFINPTGRFVIGGPAADCGVTGRKIIVDTYGGMGSHGGGAFSGKDPSKVDRSSSYMGRYVAKNIVAAGLAKELEVQIAYAIGIAQPVSINVVSFGTGKVSDQRIRQLITEHFDLRPKAIIQQLDLLRPIYKKTAAYGHFGRERDEFTWEKTDKAEILRDAAGLK
- the ahcY gene encoding adenosylhomocysteinase, coding for MSDTVEFTDYKVADITLADWGRKEISIAETEMPGLMALRREYAGKNPLAGARITGSLHMTIQTAVLIETLIDLGARVRWASCNIFSTQDHAAAAIAADNIPVYAWKGETIEEYWWCTEQAINWPDGQGPNMILDDGGDATLLLHKGVEFEKAGAVPEPVADDNQEWTAVLGLLKRTFASDNRTWTRMAANIRGVTEETTTGVHRLYHMENEGTLLFPAMNVNDSVTKSKFDNLYGCRESLLDGIKRATDVMIAGKIALVLGYGDVGKGCAQAFRGMGATVWITEIDPICALQAAMEGYRVVTMEEAAPQADIFVTATGNLNVINHDHMAAMKDQAIVCNIGHFDSEIDIASLRKYQWENIKPQVDHVIFPDNKRIIVLAEGRLVNLGCATGHPSFVMSASFTNQVLAQIELFSNRDSYENKVYVLPKVLDEKVAWLHLQKIGAKITTMTHEQAEYIGVPRQGPFKPEHYRY
- a CDS encoding biotin--[acetyl-CoA-carboxylase] ligase; translated protein: MVDGEAGFYILEWFASTESTNSLALQKARNAAPAWTVVAADTQTGGRGRLKRTWVSPPGVGLYFSVVLRPRLELQELPLVTLAAAVAVCRGVESVCGVSPAIKWPNDLLFDGRKLGGILIESESLTGADQPATIIGIGINVTTRAAQLPSELREQAISLAIATGNRYSRHDLLDAIVKALQTVMDALEGGKKKEVFDQWQARDGLIGNTLTWVTISGQRITGKALGIDDHGHYHIRDQAGISHEVLSGDLAMDTGNLNNRITNRE
- a CDS encoding dissimilatory sulfite reductase D family protein — its product is MADKDEIKAVIIEKLTKAKKPALYLKDMHKWFKDDPSVKPRLIKNVANEMVRESKLMFWSSGSSTMYALPDRVKDEDKRGV
- the dsrB gene encoding dissimilatory-type sulfite reductase subunit beta is translated as MGFDPENPMKDRITDIGPPHFAQFYPQVIKENKGKWLYHEIIQPGVLLHVSETGAECYTVRVASARLISTSLILDICDIADAHCDGVLRFTTRNNVEFMVDSADKVQPLVDACNAHGMLPVGGTGAGVSNPVHTQGWVHCHTPATDASGVVKAVMDELFDYFTSMTLPAKVRVALACCLNMCGAVHCSDIAILGVHRKPPLVDHDTITAVCELPLAIAACPLGAIKPAKGINSAGEEVKSVTVKNERCMFCGNCYTMCPSMPLADPEGDGIAILVGGKISNSRSMPKFSKMVIPFLPNTPPRWPETVAAVKNILEVYAADANKYERLGEWAERIGWEKFFEKCDIPFSDKTIDDYRLAYDTWRTTTQFKFTNHIK
- the dsrA gene encoding dissimilatory-type sulfite reductase subunit alpha, whose protein sequence is MPKHDTPLLDQLESGPWPSFVKDLKRQAEKNPACWDILGQLELSYIDKITHWKHGGIVGVFGYGGGIVGRYSDQPTKFPGVAHFHTVRVNQPSSKFYSTKLLRQICEIWDRRGSGMTNMHGSTGDMVLLGTFTEELEEIFYELTHDVGVDLGGSGGNLRTPSCCLGQARCEWACYDTASACHEITMAYQDELHRPAFPYKFKTKFSGCPNDCVAAGVRSDMAAIGNWRDDIRMDQAAVKSYIAGEFPPNGGAHSGRDWGPFDIQKEVIDLCPTGCMWMEGDELKIDNAECTHCMHCINIMPRALRPGVEQGATILFGAKAPILDGAQIATMIVPFIKMDAENDFEEYKEILEKSWDWWMEEGKNRERIGETMQRVGLPTFLKVMEIEPIPQHTKEPRSNPYVFWQSEEVPGGFERSLAEFRARNPM